The sequence GTAGCGTGATCAATGGACAATTTCCTAAGGTCAAATTTACTTACACGAGTCAATCCATATTAACCGATTTGGCTTGCCCGGCAATATTTTCAGAGGGAGTGGTCACTTTGGGCGCTCAAGAAGAAGTGGATGTGCAGATTAATAATTATGGTTATGAGGCACAGGATAATTATACCATCAATCTTAGAACCGAAGAGGGTGAACTTTTGGCTTCAGCAGCAGGAAATCCTGTGGCTGGGAGCCAGGTTATCACTCAGACATTAACTTGGATTCCCACCACTCCGGGCTCTTACAGAATTTTTGGAGAAATTTTGTTAACGGGAGATGAAGATGTCAGTAACAATCTATCTCCCAGCGTTTCAGTTACGGCATTTGAAGAAGGTTACCTCAATTTTGTTATCGGCATAGGAAATATGGAAGGTTATCTACCTTTGGATTTTACCTGGCCCACCAGTTTGTTTGAGACCATTATTTATGCACCTGAAATGGAATCAGAAGGAATCATCACGCACCTGAAGTTTTACAATAATTTTGTAGAAAATATCACCAATAAACCAGTTATCATTTGGTTAGGAGAAACGGATTTGGTAAATTTACCTTTAAGCTGGATTCCCAGCACTCAGCTTACGATGGTATATTACGGAAATATGTCCTTCCCCAGTGGGCAAAATGAAATTGTTTTTCCACTTTCTCCTACTTATCATTATCAAGGGCGAAATTTAGTTCTGATGGTTCAGCGTCCTTTTGATTCTCAATCGTTCAATACTAACGATAAATTCAAAATGCAACCGGGAGCGATGCAACGCACCAAATATATTTACAGTGAACAAGAAGAACACGATCCAGCGTCACCACCTTTGTATGCTTTTGATACTAATCAATATCCTCAAACCGGTTTTGTGATGCGTCCAAACGATACTGGTTTTTTAAGAGGGACTGTTAGAAACGGAACTAATTTAGTTGGCGGAGCAATAATTACGGCGGATAATAACCATATTGCTTATACTTCTGAGGAAGGAACTTATTCTTTACTTCTGAATAGCGGAGTGCATAATGTTTCAGTAACCGCAAACGGTTTGCATACTGTAAATAGACAAGTGAATGTGATCTCTGGCAGCATAACCATAGAGAATTTTAATTTGGATGGCAGTCCCGTGCAAGATGATCAAACGCCTGCTTTAACAACCTGCCTGAAAGGCGTTTTTCCCAATCCATTCAATCCTGAAACCACTATTTCTTTCGCTGTGGGCAAAAACAACACTCCCGTAACTATTGAATTATTTGATTTAAAAGGTCGCAAAGTCAATACTCTCATTGATACTATTTTTGATAAGGGAGAACACCAGCTTCATTTTTCCGCAGTGGATAATAGCGGTGGAGAACTTGCCTCAGGTATTTATTTCATTCGTCTTTCCGCAACCGATTATCGTAAAACCATCAAAGCTATGTTACTTAAATAGTTCAAGTTATCCTTCGCTAAGCGGATTTTTTGCCGATTTTGCCCTATGCCATTTTTTCAAAATAGCGATCCTGCTTTTTCGCTTTCTTCCTCCACTTGTGCACTTGTAATAAATCTCTTACAATTCTCTAACGAGATTACAGAAGTGTTACGGAAGTGTTACTGCAGTGTTAGAGAGTCATTACTGGAAGGTGTAGGCAAGCATAAACTTACTAAAATGATATAGCCAGATAATGGCAAGTAGCCCATAATACTTCATAGCCCTATAGATAGTTGGGAGTTAACTAATACAGTAAGCGTATTTTTCCAAAATGAACAGTAAAAATTCTTCCTCAATAGTGCTCAAATAGCAATTTTTCATTTCGCTTGACAGAACTATGCAAATCCTTTTTTTAGTGCAAAAAGAGGTTAAAATATGATAAAGGTAATTGTCTTTTTAGGAATCCAAGGTAGCGGAAAAGGCACACAGGCAGAACTTTTAGCGGTAAAAACCGGTTTTCAGCACATAAATATCGGTGATTTACTGAGGGAAGAAGTAAGCAAACAAACGGAACTCGGTAAAAAAGTGCAGTCCATCATTGCCCAAGGAGATTTAGTTAATGATGAATTGATTTTTGAACTGGTACGCTCTTCTTTGGCGGAAAGCTGCCCGGGTGTAATTTTTGATGGCTTTCCCAGAACAAAAGCGCAGGCAGAATTTCTCTTAAAAAATTATTTGGTTTTAAGAGTTTACTATCTGGAATTAAGCGCCGAAGAAGCGATTGAAAGAATTGAAGCACGCAGAATATGCGGTTTTTGTGGTGAGACCTATAATGACATTAGTAAAAAACCTAAGCGGGAAGGATTTTGTGATTTGTGCAATTCTCCTTTAGTTCAGCGTGCGGATGATACCGGCGATGCCATTCGTCAACGAGTGAAAGAATTTTATAATCAGACCTTTGCCTTGAAAGAGTATTTTGCCGATAAGGGATTGCTGAAAGAAATTTCTGCTCGAGCAAATATAGAAACTATTCACCAAAAAATAATGAGCGATTTACAAACGAACCATCCTATTAACTGAAATGTCCACTAAAAAAGAATCCGGTTTTTTCAAATATATAGAAATTGTTGCCTATTTATTGGCTGGATGGAGCTTTCTGGTTCTTTTTCTGGAGCCCTTGATAGAGTATTATGTCGGCTCATATAAATTAGTGGAAATCGGAACTGCCATAGCTAACATCGTTTTATTGATGCTAACTATTCTGGCGCGCGTGCTTTCTGGCGCCGTAAAAGAAAAACCGACAATAGTTTATTTTGATTTGGTCATCTTGATATTGGGCTCCATTTTGATGATTTATCAGGCGAAATTTGTAATCTTCTTCCTCTTGATTCGTCAGACCTGGTTTATTTTACAGTATTTATTATTCAGAGCATTTGAAGGTAAAATATATAAGCTGCTGATGCATAATCCGCCTATATCGCTGATGATTAGTTTTGCCATAGTGATTTTAATTGGAACGATTTTACTGATGTTACCCGCTTCTTCCAATGAAGGTTATATAACTCATTTTGTCGATGCCCTTTTTACTGCAACTTCTGCTACATGTGTTACGGGGCTAACTGTTATGGACACAGGCAGTTATTACTCTCTTTTTGGACAAA comes from Candidatus Cloacimonas sp. and encodes:
- a CDS encoding T9SS type A sorting domain-containing protein, which produces MRKLMIIIILTACFAFTIDNLIADEVVIGTGNQQERIPLDFFYKNSLYECLYYQDELGFAQGSISNIAFYNNFVSNIANKPTKIWLGTSNLTDLNAGWIPSTNLTLVFDGTVNYPSGIHTIDIELDSLFQYTGGNLVMMVFRPLDTSYYSSSDKFYCQTDNISRARRAYHDTQIFDPANPPTTGSVINGQFPKVKFTYTSQSILTDLACPAIFSEGVVTLGAQEEVDVQINNYGYEAQDNYTINLRTEEGELLASAAGNPVAGSQVITQTLTWIPTTPGSYRIFGEILLTGDEDVSNNLSPSVSVTAFEEGYLNFVIGIGNMEGYLPLDFTWPTSLFETIIYAPEMESEGIITHLKFYNNFVENITNKPVIIWLGETDLVNLPLSWIPSTQLTMVYYGNMSFPSGQNEIVFPLSPTYHYQGRNLVLMVQRPFDSQSFNTNDKFKMQPGAMQRTKYIYSEQEEHDPASPPLYAFDTNQYPQTGFVMRPNDTGFLRGTVRNGTNLVGGAIITADNNHIAYTSEEGTYSLLLNSGVHNVSVTANGLHTVNRQVNVISGSITIENFNLDGSPVQDDQTPALTTCLKGVFPNPFNPETTISFAVGKNNTPVTIELFDLKGRKVNTLIDTIFDKGEHQLHFSAVDNSGGELASGIYFIRLSATDYRKTIKAMLLK
- a CDS encoding nucleoside monophosphate kinase — protein: MIKVIVFLGIQGSGKGTQAELLAVKTGFQHINIGDLLREEVSKQTELGKKVQSIIAQGDLVNDELIFELVRSSLAESCPGVIFDGFPRTKAQAEFLLKNYLVLRVYYLELSAEEAIERIEARRICGFCGETYNDISKKPKREGFCDLCNSPLVQRADDTGDAIRQRVKEFYNQTFALKEYFADKGLLKEISARANIETIHQKIMSDLQTNHPIN